In Hoplias malabaricus isolate fHopMal1 chromosome 6, fHopMal1.hap1, whole genome shotgun sequence, a single window of DNA contains:
- the mpg gene encoding DNA-3-methyladenine glycosylase: protein MPTRKRKILPPAQVCEQSPLTVSPKTKRPTPSDEEGDRHQAKDQEERSQYFSSKDENGARLRFTFFNQPCVALAKAFLGKVLVRRHSDGTELRGRVVETEAYLGGEDKASHSAGGKRTERNAAMFMKPGTIYVYPIYGIYLCMNVSSQGEGAAVLLRSLEPLQGQDVMRRLRAAKRREGAKALKDKELCNGPSKLCQALDIQRCLDRRDLATDTEVWLEKESEEETPGTGEVVSAPRIGVESHGEWATKPLRFYLRGHPCVSVVNKDAESKLNSKPCSAETGAWTAKDLQSS, encoded by the exons ATGCCCACTCGCAAAAGAAAGATACTCCCACCCGCTCAGGTCTGTGAGCAGTCACCGCTGACCGTCTCCCCCAAGACCAAACGGCCCACTCCCAGTGACGAGGAGGGCGACAGACACCAGGCCAAAGACCAAGAAGAGCGCAGTCAATATTTCTCCAGTAAAGACGAAAATGGAGCTAGGCTTAGATTTACCTTCTTCAATCAACCCTGTGTTGCGTTAGCCAAAGCTTTTCTAGGGAAG GTGCTGGTGCGGCGACACTCTGATGGCACAGAGCTGAGAGGCAGGGTTGTGGAGACTGAGGCCTACTTGGGTGGGGAAGACAAAGCATCGCACTCAGCTGGAGGCAAGCGGACAGAGAGGAATGCTGCCATGTTCATGAAGCCTGGAACAATCTACGTTTATCCTATCTATGGCATCTACCTCTGCATGAATGTGTCTAGCCAGG gggaggGGGCAGCAGTGCTGTTACGCTCTCTGGAGCCCCTCCAGGGGCAGGACGTCATGAGGAGGCTGCGGGCAGCTAAACGCAGAGAAGGTGCCAAAGCCCTCAAGGACAAAGAGCTGTGTAACGGCCCCTCCAAGCTGTGCCAAGCCCTGGACATCCAGCGCTGCTTGGACCGCAGGGATCTGGCCACAGACACTGAGGTGTGGCTGGAGAAAGAATCTGAGGAGGAGACACCAGGCACCGGAGAGGTTGTTTCAGCCCCACGGATTGGTGTTGAATCCCATGGGGAATGGGCTACAAAACCTCTACGCTTCTACCTGCGGgggcacccctgtgtaagtgtAGTGAACAAAGACGCTGAGAGCAAACTAAATAGTAAGCCTTGTTCTGCTGAAACTGGAGCATGGACAGCTAAGGACCTGCAGTCTTCATGA